From the Streptomyces sp. KMM 9044 genome, one window contains:
- a CDS encoding potassium channel family protein has translation MESSEKKPATASSSVWRRLAQTAGATVLVTAYFLLPLDRLGPRQPVLSWTLFGLALGLIAALLLQQIGHVLLDHPHARPGLVIPLLMCLSILVFATAYQALAQHPGELVGLATRLDALYFTLVTLATIGYGDITPHGQAARLVAILQILYTFIFLTAAATALSRQLHTTLLRHRTDHRHKS, from the coding sequence ATGGAAAGCAGCGAGAAGAAACCCGCCACGGCATCGAGCAGCGTGTGGCGCCGACTCGCCCAGACGGCCGGCGCGACCGTTCTGGTCACCGCCTACTTCCTGCTCCCCCTCGACCGCCTGGGCCCCCGCCAGCCCGTTCTGAGCTGGACCCTCTTCGGCCTGGCACTGGGTCTCATCGCCGCCCTTCTGCTCCAGCAGATCGGCCACGTCCTGCTCGACCACCCACACGCCCGGCCCGGACTGGTCATCCCCCTGCTGATGTGCCTGTCCATCCTGGTCTTCGCGACGGCCTACCAGGCCCTGGCCCAGCACCCCGGCGAACTCGTCGGCCTCGCCACCCGCCTGGACGCCCTCTACTTCACGCTGGTCACCCTGGCCACCATCGGCTACGGCGACATCACCCCCCACGGCCAGGCGGCCCGTCTGGTCGCCATCCTCCAGATCCTCTACACCTTCATCTTCCTCACCGCGGCCGCCACAGCCCTGAGCCGCCAGCTCCACACCACGCTCCTCCGCCACAGAACCGATCACCGGCACAAATCCTGA
- a CDS encoding DUF7144 family membrane protein — MASNVGGTHRAGWEPRSAWATSWTAAAAVLMTFGGIMAIFQGIAAIAEDDVFVTTSNFTYAFSLTGWGWVHLILGALVLAAGLALFSGAVWARVTGVALAGLSMLANFVWLPYAPVWSIVLIVIDGFIIWALCSPRRETTPQT; from the coding sequence ATGGCAAGCAATGTCGGCGGAACACACCGGGCAGGCTGGGAGCCGCGCAGCGCCTGGGCGACGAGCTGGACAGCGGCCGCGGCGGTGCTGATGACCTTCGGCGGGATCATGGCGATCTTCCAGGGGATCGCGGCCATCGCCGAGGACGACGTCTTCGTGACCACCAGCAACTTCACCTACGCGTTCAGCCTGACCGGCTGGGGCTGGGTGCACCTGATCCTCGGCGCCCTCGTCCTGGCCGCCGGGCTCGCCCTGTTCAGCGGGGCGGTCTGGGCCCGCGTCACAGGCGTCGCACTGGCCGGCCTGAGCATGCTCGCCAACTTCGTGTGGCTGCCCTACGCGCCGGTCTGGTCGATCGTCCTCATCGTCATCGACGGCTTCATCATCTGGGCCCTGTGCTCACCACGCCGCGAGACGACGCCCCAGACCTAG